GCCTCGCTGGGCCAGACGCACCGGGCAAAGACCCGTGAAGGTCAGGAGGTTGTGGTCAAAGTACAGCGCCCGGGCATCCGCAAACAGATCGTGGAGGACTTGGACACCCTCGAGTCGTTGGCGGGCTTTGTCGATGAACATTCGGAAGTGGGCCAGCGCTATCGGTTTTCCGATATGGTCGATCAGTTCCGCCAAAGCCTACTGGACGAGCTCAATTACAACCTGGAGGCCAAAAACCTCCTCCAGTTGGCGGAGGATATAAAGAAGTTCAAAGGCCTCTGCGTTCCGGCCCCTCACCTCTCCTTCTGCTCGGAGCGGGTCCTGACGATGGAACACATATCCGGCCAAAAGATCACGGACACCTCCGGAGTCAAGTTGACCGAATTGGATGGCTCTTTTCTGGTCGATCAGCTGCTGCAGGCCTTTTTGGAACAATTTCTGGTCACTGGCTTCTTCCACGCGGATCCGCACCCGGGCAATCTGTTTCTCACCGAAGACGACAAAATCGCTTTCATCGACCTCGGCATGGTGGGCCGCCTGAGCGGCCAGATGTGCGAACAGCTCTTCGACCTCTTCTCCGGAATATGCGACAACGAAAGTGAGCGGGTGGTTGAAGTCATCATGCACATCGGCCTGCAGGAGAACCACACCGTTGATCGCCAGCGTCTCAACTCGGAAGTCGCCGTACTCGTCTCGCGCTCGCAGAATGTTTCCGTCAAGGAACTGCAGTTTGGAACGGTGGTGATGCGTATCGTCGATATGTGCACCCAGCACGGAATCATCTTGCCCCGTGAAATTACCATGGTGGGCAAGGTTTTGCTGAACCTCGACCGTGTCGGAATCACCCTCGCACCGGACTTCAATCCCTCCGAGAGCATCCGTAATCACCTCAGCAAGATCGCGACCAAGCGTTCGCTGGACGCCCTCAAGCCCGGAGACCTTCTTTCGGCCCTGAAGCAGATGAAGGAGTTGGTGCAGCGTTCCCCCAAACGAATCAACGACATACTCGACAACCTGGCGGACAACAAATTCCGCATCGACGTGGATGCAGTTGATGAAACTGCGCTGATTCAAGGATTCCAGAAGATTGCCAACCGCATCACCATGGGAGTCATTGTCGCCTCCATGGTCATTGCCGCCGCCCTTATCATGAATATCGACTCAAACTTCCAGATCTTCGGTTATTCAGG
The Puniceicoccus vermicola DNA segment above includes these coding regions:
- a CDS encoding ABC1 kinase family protein; protein product: MKKLPGRLSRYADLANFFWWHARPAINHSDPLSEINTDPEKHKEQAEAFAESLESMGPTYVKFGQLLSTRSDILSGPYVKALERLQDGVEELPYETIEEVFQEELEVSISKVFAEFDKTPIASASLGQTHRAKTREGQEVVVKVQRPGIRKQIVEDLDTLESLAGFVDEHSEVGQRYRFSDMVDQFRQSLLDELNYNLEAKNLLQLAEDIKKFKGLCVPAPHLSFCSERVLTMEHISGQKITDTSGVKLTELDGSFLVDQLLQAFLEQFLVTGFFHADPHPGNLFLTEDDKIAFIDLGMVGRLSGQMCEQLFDLFSGICDNESERVVEVIMHIGLQENHTVDRQRLNSEVAVLVSRSQNVSVKELQFGTVVMRIVDMCTQHGIILPREITMVGKVLLNLDRVGITLAPDFNPSESIRNHLSKIATKRSLDALKPGDLLSALKQMKELVQRSPKRINDILDNLADNKFRIDVDAVDETALIQGFQKIANRITMGVIVASMVIAAALIMNIDSNFQIFGYSGFAMILFSVAAIFGAFVVVGILRNDR